ctcctaccaccctctctctccctccccctgtttctctcctcccaccctgtctctccctccctacccctgtttctctctctctctctctctctctccctcccccgtttctctctcctcccaccctgtttctccctccctccccctgtttctctctcttcccaccctgtttctctccctccctccccctgtttctctctcctcccaccctgtttctctccctccctccccctgtttctccctccctccccctgtttctcctcctccctccccctgtttctccctccctcccccctgtctctccctccctccccctgtttctctctcctcccaccctgtctctccctccctcccctgtttctctctcctcccaccctgtctctccctccctccccctgtttctctctcctcccaccctgtctctccctccctccccctgtttctctctcctccccccctgtctctctctccctcccccctgattctctccctccctccccctgattctctccctcccccctgattctctccctccctccccctgtttctctctcctcccaccctgtctctccctccctccccctgtttctctctcctcccaccctgtctctccctccctccccctgtttctctctcctcccaccctgtctctccctccctcccccctgattctctccctccctccccctgttttctctctctcccaccctgtctctccctccctccccctgtttctctctcctcccaccctgtctctccctccctccccctgtttctctctcctcccaccctgtctctccctccctccccctgtttctctctcctcccaccctgtctctccctccctccccctgtttctctctcctcccaccctgtctctccctccctccccctgtttctctctcctcccaccctgtctctccctccctccccctgtttctctctcctcccaccctgtctctccctccctccccctgtttctctctcctcccaccctgtctctccctccctccccctgtttctctctcctcccaccctgtctctccctccctcccccctttctctccctccctcccctgtctctccctccccctcccctgtctctccctccctcaccctgtttctctccctccccctgtctctcccccccctcaccctgtttctctctcctcccaccctgtttctctccctccctccccctgtttctctctcctcccaccctgtctctctctctctccctccctccctccctccctacccattTCTCCCCCCcaccacttctctctctgtccataccTCTAAGCTGGTAGCAGTGGGAGTCCGGTCCAGGCTGCTGTGGTCCGGTTCTGTGAGGTCAATCTCTCCTCCTGAGGATGGGTTCTGGCCAGACTGGACCACCTCCCTTAGGTccaacacaactacacacacagagggggaGTGGAACCAGGCTTTTAGAACACAGAACCAACACTTGAGTGTGTGTCTGCCGggcgtcagggtagcctagtggttagagtgctggactagtaactgaaaggttgcaagttcaaatccccgagctgccaaggtacaaatctgttgttctgcccctgaacaggtagttaacccagtgatcctaggccgtcattgtaaataagaatttgttcttaactgacttgcctagttaaataaaaggtacaataaaaattttaaaaaatgtacagtaccagtcaaaagtttggacacacctactcattccagggtttttctttatttgaaaaaaaaaaaaaaacattttctacattgtagaataatagtgaagacatcaaaactatgaaataacacatggaatcatgtagtagccaaaaagtgataaacaaatcagaatatattttatatttgagattcttcaaaatgccaagaatgtgcaaaagctgtcaaggcaaagggtggctactttgaagaatctcaaatataaaatatattctgatttgtttatcactttttggctactacatgattccatgtgttatttcatagttttgatgtcttcactattattctacaatgtagaaaatagtaaaaataaagaaaaaccctggaatgagtaggtgtgtccaaacgtttgactggtagtgtgtgtgtgtgtgtgtgtgtgtgtgtgtgtgtgtgtgtgtgtgtgtgtgtgtgtgtgtgtgtgtgtgtgtgtgtgtgtgtgtgtgtgtgtgtgtgtgtgtgtgtgtgtgtgtgtgtgtgtgtgtgtgtgtgtgtgtgtgtgtgtgtgcactgaccCCTGCAGAAGTCTCGGTTCCACAGGAAGAGTGCAGTAGTGAGACAGGCCAGCACCCAGCCCACAGGGACAGAATACAGCAGCATCAATACAACTAACAGGCCACCGTAgaacctgagagacagagagaggagggagagaggcagagagaggagggagagaggcagagagaggagggagagaggcagagagaggagggagagaggcagagagaggagggagagaggagagagggagagaggcagagagacaaagagggagagagacagagagagacaaggagggagagaggcaggagggagagagaggagggagagaggcaggagggagaggagaggagggagagagagacaaagacagggagagagagacagagagagacaagagagagagacagaggagggagacagaaggagggagacagagacagaagggagagagacagagacaggagggagggagagagagacaggagggagggagagagagacaggagggagagagagacaggagggagagagagacaggagggagagagagacagggacaggagagagagacagggacagaaagagagagagagacagaaagagagagagagacagaggagggagaaagagaggagggagagagagcgagagatagagagagagagacagagacactcagGCACACATAAACAACCCTAACCAGTCTGTTGGGAGCTCTGTAAGTACAGATAAGATGTGTGATGATATCTATGGTGAATGTAGAGGCTTTGAGTTACTGTCCTGGAgaacaaggacacacacacagtgttactgACCTAGAGGACTCAGAGTGGCTCTCCCAGTACAGGAGCTTGTAGACGGActcagcagacaggcaggcatgaGACAACAGGTCATCTAGCTGCTTTAACCTgtggacacggacacacacacacacagaccgagagagagacacccgGACATGCACATGCGTGCacccacacaggcacacacacagggatagtAAATAAATTAACTTGgttttataaactcactcactcactcactcactcactcactcactcactcactcactcactcactcactcactcactcactcactcactcactcactcactcacaggtCCTTGACTTCCAGCATGGCGTCCTGTCTGGTGAGCTGAACGTTCTGGAGGTCCTTACGATGCACCGCGTGGCACCGCCTCTTCTGTTGCTCCGCCTCCGACGCCCCGCCCCCACACCTGTCCTGCAGGTAACCCAGGGCAGCCGGGGCAGACACccccagaacacacacagagaaccacCCCACTGGAGGGCAGGAGAGAAACTCACTGTCACATTTGATATATATCACATTGTTATACACACTCAGTTGTATGTGGTAGTAGTTcatatagcagtgtgtgtgtgtgtgtgtgtgtgtgtgtgtgtgtgtgtgtgtgtgtgtgtgtgtgtgtgtgtgtgtgtgtgtgtgtgtgtgtgtgtgtgtgtgtgtgtgtgtgtgtgtgtgtgtgtgtgtgtgtgtattacccaGCATTAGCTCACCTTCACTcagagtgaggaagaggatgtTGAGCAGTACACAGACCAGTAGTGAGCACAGAGGCATCCTCCACCTGCAATACACCACACATTCATACTGACCTAGGATCAGTTTAGTGTCCTCAAGTCCTATCCTCAGCCATTAGGGTGGAGGAACTAAAAACTGACCTCCGATCAGTGTCTATGGTAAACACTGACTCACCCCAGTAGGTAGCAGGCTGTACAAATCACACACTGACTCATGACTATACAGTAAACCAAATAAGATGGCATGCATCTACAACTACGCTCATTAGAGCagggctggagcaaaagcctCACCTGCAGaccagatctaggatcagtctaCCCTCCCTTCATTAGCCCAGTAGGTAGAGTGCCAGCTCCACGgcccagatctaggatcagtctaCCCTCCCTTCATTAGCCCAGTAGGTAGAGTGCCAGCTCCACAgcccagatctaggatcagtctaCCCACCCTTCATTAGCCCAGTAGGTAGAGTGCCAGCTCCACAGCCCAGATCGAGGATCAGTCTACCCTCCCTTCATTAGCCCAGTAGGTAGAGTGCCAGCTCCACAgcccagatctaggatcagtctaCCCTCCCTTCATTAGCCCAGTAGGTAGAGTGCCAGCTCCACAtcccagatctaggatcagtctaCCCTCCTTCATTAGCCCAGTAGGTAGAGTGCCAGCTCCACAgcccagatctaggatcagtctaGATCATTAGCCCAGTAGGTAGAGTGCCAGCTAgcccagatctaggatcagtctaCCCACCCTTCATTAGCCCAGTAGGTAGAGTGCCAGCTCCACAtcccagatctaggatcagtctaCCCACCCTTCATTAGCCCAGTAGGTAGAGTGCCAGCTCCACAtcccagatctaggatcagtctaCCCTCCCTTCATTAGCCCAGTAGGTAGAGTGCCAGCTCCACAgcccagatctaggatcagtcccCTCCCTTCCCAGTAGGTAGAGTGCCAGCTCAgcccagatctaggatcagtctaCCCTCCCTTCATTAGCCCAGTAGGTAGAGTGCCAGCTTAGCCCAGTAGGTAGAGTGCCAGCTCCACAgcccagatctaggatcagtctaCCCTCCCTACATTAGCCCAGTAGGTAGAGTGAATCAGTCTACTCTCCCAAGTCCTATCCGTTATCACCATTGGAGAAACTAAAAACCGATCTTGGATCAGTGTGTAAATGTATCCTCTCACCCCAGTAGGTAGCGGGCCAGCTCCAACGTGTCAGTGACCGGCTCCAGAAACAGGGCCATCCTCTTGTAAGACACCACCATCTTGAGCAGGTCAAAGGTCGCGACCTGGCGGGTGCCAGGGCTTCCCAACTCTGAAGGTGACCCCGCGGGTGAGCCAGAGGTGTCTTTAGGGGGTAGAGACACCAGGGTGTCGTTCCCCCTGTCACCCACCCCCGGACCACCCTGACAGGGGTCCTGACATGCACCTACTCCAGGCTTCATCCCGACTAGAGGGGGGAGAttattagacagacagacagacagacagacagacagacagacagacagacagacagacagacattatttatcttgctcctttgcaccccagtatctctacttgccttacctcccttatctcacctcatttgcactcactgtatatatacttttgttttctattgtattattgactgtgtgtttccatgtgtaactgtgttgtttgtgtcacacagctttgctttatcttagccagatcgcagttgtaaatgagaacgtgttctcaactagcctccctgtctaaataaaaggtcaaataaaataaaaaagacagagagagaaacacagagggacACGACAAGATGTTAAGATTTTATTTTCATGTCCGTCTGTTGCTCTAGCTAGCATTTCCTGAATATGTTACGCTGTGCAAACACTCACTCACTAGCTAGCTATCAGTGGAAAGAGGAAGGGTGCAATCACGAGCCTGGACGATCAAAGTAGTAAATCTACCAGACCTGATTTAATCATGCATCTTCTAATGCTACTGAGAAACGTGACTGCAGACTTGTGTTCGGCTGACATGAAGTGGCTCATGAAACAATATGACTGCAACAGGCCACAACACTGCGGTGTTAAATATGGGTTCTATATCACATGTTGATGAACATACATTGTCACACACAACATTGCACAACAACAGCTGTCATCCAAATCGCATGGAGCCACCTACAATCTGCGAAATTGTAACTTAAACTAACCAGCTAGTGATTGACATAACATTAACATGTAATATTtgcaacaatcaatatatatgaATAATAAGGCAAGAAATGCAACATTACCCGACTAGCGGGCAAAGTGTCAAAAATCCGTAGTTAGCGAATAGGAAAGCGATTCTCGATCGTCAACACGATGAATGTAGGAAGAGACGCGTCACACACGCCCGTGTAGACAGTCTTCACAGTCTTCTTGTTATGAAGTCAATCAATTGTTTTCGCATCTCAAGTCGATGTTATTGAGTTGACGATGTTTTGTGTTGTATACATGTTTGGGAAAGTATTTGTTTTAAGCAAATAATGCCTGCCTGCCAACTGCAAGAGAAAAGTAACCACTTCCGCAATAAAAATCCGACTGGCCAATAGAACGCAGAGCGAACcgatgagggagagagtagaTTATAGAAAATATCGTAGCTGTCAAATCACGTCAATCTGACGTCCATTTGTGGTGGATATTATGAGCTACATCACTCATTTCTCTCTAAATGAAATATTTTACTAAGCTACTCACCCAAAACGGTGTTATGAAAAATATAATAGTATTGACAAAAAGAGTGACTAGTGTTGTGGAAATTGTAATCAataatgaggagagagaaggtcAATCACCAATCACGATATGCATTTATTCACAATTTATTCGTAAGGGAGCATGTCACACCAAACATACATGAATGCAGTGAGTGCTCACTGAGTGGAGTGAGCCTCTGGGTTATATACTCTCTCTAGGTCAGGATAGGTGGGACCTCAGAGAtgacatacaatggttccagacactaaccccacacatcctgttcaaatcaaatcaaatttatttatatagcccttcgtacatcagctgatatctcaaagtgctgtacagaaacccagactaaaaccccaaacagcaagcaatgcaggtgtagaagcacggtggctaggaaaaactccctagaaaggccaaaacctaggaagaaacctagagaggaaccaggctatgtggggtggccagtcctcttctggctgtgccgggtggagattataacagaacatggccaagatgttcaaatgttcataaatgaccagcatggtcgaataataataaggcagaacagttgaaactggagcagcagcacagtcaggtggaagttaaaactggagcagcagcatggccaggtggactggggacagcaaggagtcatcatgtcaggtagtcctggggtatggtcctagggctcaggtcagttgaaactggaacagcagcatggccaggtggactggggacagcaaggagtcatcatgtcaggtagtcctggggcatggtcctagggctcaggtcctccgagagagagagagaaagaaagagagaaggagagaattagagaacgcacacttagattcacacaggacaccgaataggacaggagaagtactccagatataagaaactgaccccagccccccgacacataaactactgcagcataaatactggaggctgagacaggaggggtcaggagacactgtggccccatccgaggacacccccggacagggccaaacaggaaggatataaccccacccactttgccaaagcacagcccccacaccactagagggatatcttcaaccaccaacttaccatcctgagacaaggctgagtatagcccacaaagatctccgccacggcacaacccaggggggggggcgccaacccagacaggatgaccacaactgtgaatcaacccactcaggtgacgcaccccctccagggacagcatgagagagccccagtaactcagcccctgtaatagggctagaggcagagaatcccagtggaaagaggggaaccggccaggcagagacagcaagggcggttcgttgctccagagcctttccgttcaccttcccactcctgggccagacccactgaagagatgagtcttcagtaaagacttaaaggttgagaccgagtttgcgtctctgacatgggtaggcagaccgttccataaaaatggagctctataggagaaagccctgcctccagctgtttgcttagaaattctagggacaattaggaggcctgcgtcttgtgaccgtagcgtacgtgtaggtatgtacggcaggaccaaatcagagagataggtaggagcaagcccatgtaatgctttgtaggttagcagtaaaaccttgaaatcagcccttgctttgacaggaagccagtgtagagaggctagcactggagtaatatgatcaaatgttttggttctagtcaggattctagcagccgtatttagcactaactgaagtttatttagtgctttatccgggtagccggaaagtagagcattgcagtagtctaacctagaagtgacaaaagcatggattaatttttctgcatcatttttggacagaaagtttctgatttttgcaatgttacagggtagatggaaaaagctgtccttgaaatggtcttgatatgttcttcttaaaagagagatcagggtccagagtaacgccgaggtccttcacagttttatttgagacgactgtacaaccattaagattaattgtcagattcaacagaagatctctttgtttcttgggacctagaacaagcatctctgttttgtccgagtttaatagtagaaagtttgcagccatccacttccttatgtctgaaacacatgcttctagcgagggcaattttggggcttcaccatgtttcattgaaatgtacagctgtgtgtcatccgcatagcagtgaaagtttacattatgttttcgaataacatccccaagaggtaaaatatatagtgaaaacaatagtggtcctaaaacggaaccttgaggaacaccaaaatgtacagttgatttgtcagaggacaaaccattcacagagacaaactgatatctttccgacagataagatctaaaccaggccagaacatgtccgtgtagaccaatttgggtttccaatctctccaaaagaatgtggtgatcgatggtatcaaaagcagcactaaggtctaggagcacgaggacagatgcagagcctcggtccgatgccattaaaatgtcatttaccaccttcacaagtgccgtctcagtgctatgatggggtctaaaaccagactgaagcatttcgtatacattgtttgtcttcaggaaggcagtgagttgctgcgcaacagccttctctaaaatctttgagaggaatggaagattcgatataggccgatagttttttatattttctgggtcaaggtttggctttttcaagagaggctttattacagccacttagtgagtttggtacacatccagtggatagagagccgtttattatgttcaacataggagggccaagcacaggaagcagctctttcagtagtttagttggaatagggtccagtatgcagcttgaaggtttagaggccatgattattttcatcattgtgtcaagagatatagtactaaaacacttgagcgtctctcttgatcctaggtcctggcagagttgtgcagactcaggacaactgaggtttggaggaatacgtaatttgtccgtaatttgctttctaataatcataatcttttcctcaaagaagttcatgaatttatcactgctaaagtgaaagtcatcctctcttggggaatgctgctttttagttagctttgcgacagtatcaaaaaggaatttcggattaagttagaaaaataggatgatcgagcagcagtaagggctcttcggtactgcacggtactgtctttccaagctagtcggaagacttccagtttggtgtggcgccatttccgttccaattttctggaagcttgcttcagagctcgggtattttctgtgtaccagggagctagtttcttatgagattttttttagtttttaggtgtgcaactgcatctagggtattgcgcaaggttaaattgagatcctcagttatgTGGTTAACTGATTTTCGTCCTCTGAtccagacactaaccccacacatcctgttccagacactaaccccacacatcctgttccagacactaaccccacacatcctgttccagacactaacatcctgttccagacactaaccccacacatcctgttccagacactaaccccacacatcctgttccagacactaaccccacacatcctgttccagacactaaccccacacatcctgttccagacactaaccccacacatcctgttccagacactaaccccacacatcctgttccagacactaaccccacacatcctgttccagacactaaccccacacatcctgttccagacactaaccccacacatcctgttccagacactaaccccacacatcctgttccagacactaaccccacacatcctgttccagacactaaccccacacatcctgttccagacactaaccccacacatcctgttccagacactaaccccacacatcctgttccagacactaaccccacacatcctgttccagacactaaccccacacatcctgttccagacactaaccccacacatcctgttccagacactaaccccacacatcctgttccagacactaaccccacacatcctgttccagacactaaccccacacatcctgttccagacactaaccccaacatcctgttccagacactaaccccacaTCCTGTTCCAGACCTAACCCCACTAATCCCCCAAccacatcctgttccagacactaaccccacacatcctgttccagacactaaccccacacatcctgttccagacactaaccccacacatcctgttccagacactaaccccacacatcctgttccagacactaaccccacacatcctgttccagacactaaccccacacatcctgttccagacactaaccccacacatcctgttccagacactTAGTTAAGGGGTGACTGATGCAGACACCCAGGACATGACTGTTCCAGACACTTGTTGTTAAGTTCCACCCAGGAGGGGTGATCCTGTTCCAGACACTTGTTGTTAAGTTCCACCTTGCAGGatcctgttccagacactaaccccaccacatcctgactgatgcaGACTTTAGGCCCCAAATCCAAGGAacttgttgttttgttcagtacTAAGAACTTAAAAGGACACTTGTTGTTACTTAGTTCCACCTTGCTAGGAGGGGTGACTGATGCAGACACTTGTTGTTACTTAGTTCCACCTTGCTTGCTACCTTGCTACTGATGGGGGGTGACTGATGCATAGACACGTGTTGTTACTTAGTTCCACCTTGCTAGGAGGGGGGGGGTGACTGATGCAGACACTTGTTGTTACTTAGTTCCACCTTGCTAGGAGGGGGTGACTGGGAGTGACTGATGCACAGACCCTTGTTGTTACTTAGTTCCACCTTGCCAGGAGGGAGTGACTGATGCAGACACTTGTTGTTACTTAGTTCCACCTTGCTAGGAGGGGGTGACTGatgcacagacattgtggagacaaGTGATTGGTTGCCATTACTCACGCCATCCCTTCACACGGGTTGCAATAGGTAAAGGCACATTCACATATGGAAACAATGTTTCCTTCTGGCCTCCTTTGCCATAttccctttctgatattctgcatagcaTCGGGGACATGTGACAGACAAGCCTGACTTCTTCCCTCTCTGGACCCCAGATGACTTGAGGCCCATATGAGGGAGGAAGTGCAGCTGCCAACACCAGACTCCACAAGGAGACATTCTAATAACAAGAGTTTCAACAATAAAAGCATATTCTGCAGAGAAGACATCTTAATTATCTATGTTACTTAGCTAATGTCTCCATTCGCAGTCTGGTGTTAGCAGCTGCACTTCCTCCCACTAGGgtgaattcttattttcaatgacggcctaggaacagtgggttaacttcctcaggggcagaacgacagatttttttccttgtcagctcaggggttcgatcttacaacctttcggttaactagtccaacgctctaaccactaggctacgctgctgtccgaaacatctgctaatcacgtgtatgtgaccaataaaaatgtatttgattttaaTTCTGATTTCTCCACCACACTCCACCACACTAGCCTGCAGTATTGTAATTATAATATGTTGCTATGACAATTGCATGTGTTCTCAGAGATTTAGAAATGGATGGTCTCCAGGAATTCCTAATGGATTAAATAGAGCACAATCAGTCAACAACATTGGGCCTATAAATTAAATACATTGTCCATCCAAGTCGTGCCTGTGATCGGTCCTATGTGGAGCCGTGCACGTTGGTTTGTCTTTCAGAACCATGGTCAGCTACAGCCCACCCAAGACCCTAGCAGAGtacatctgtacacacacacacacacactgagaaagggacagacagacataaagaggagagaaggagagtgagaggataGATAACAACTATTTTATTTCCTTCaacctgtctcctctagtctgagttgtatctcctcttccctctagtctgagttgtctcccctctagtctgagttgtatctcctctagtctgagttgtatctcctctagtctgagttgtatcccctctagtctgagttgtatcccctctagtctgagttgtatctcctctagtctgagttgtatcccctctagtctgagttgtatcccctctagtctgagttgtatcccctctagtctgagttgtatcccctctagtctgagttgtatcccctcttctctctagtctgagttgtatcccctcttccctctagtctgagttgtatcccctctagtctgagttgtatcccctctagtctgagttgtatcccctctagtctgagttgtatcccctctagtctgagtgtatcccctctagtctgagttgtatcccctcttccctctagtctgagttgtatcccctctagtctgagttgtatcccctctagtctgagttgtatcccctctagtctgagtcgtatcccctcttccctctagtctgagttgtatcccctcttctctctagtctgagttgtatcccctcttctctctagtct
The sequence above is drawn from the Oncorhynchus gorbuscha isolate QuinsamMale2020 ecotype Even-year unplaced genomic scaffold, OgorEven_v1.0 Un_scaffold_3799, whole genome shotgun sequence genome and encodes:
- the LOC124028126 gene encoding protrudin-like isoform X1; this translates as MKPGVGACQDPCQGGPGVGDRGNDTLVSLPPKDTSGSPAGSPSELGSPGTRQVATFDLLKMVVSYKRMALFLEPVTDTLELARYLLGWRMPLCSLLVCVLLNILFLTLSEVGWFSVCVLGVSAPAALGYLQDRCGGGASEAEQQKRRCHAVHRKDLQNVQLTRQDAMLEVKDLLKQLDDLLSHACLSAESVYKLLYWESHSESSRFYGGLLVVLMLLYSVPVGWVLACLTTALFLWNRDFCRVVLDLREVVQSGQNPSSGGEIDLTEPDHSSLDRTPTATSLEDLSPGSVEEAEEAEPDDEFKDAIELTQEPPISLQDYLRQFSVTRRHDRGQRPETPLALVEDDDISSDLDTISITSDNGLLSRNEPIRSKVSKLTEKLRKRYPTNNTGNCSSCSAVFSVVKRRRS
- the LOC124028126 gene encoding protrudin-like isoform X5, producing MKPGVGACQDPCQGGPGVGDRGNDTLVSLPPKDTSGSPAGSPSELGSPGTRQVATFDLLKMVVSYKRMALFLEPVTDTLELARYLLGWRMPLCSLLVCVLLNILFLTLSEVGWFSVCVLGVSAPAALGYLQDRCGGGASEAEQQKRRCHAVHRKDLQNVQLTRQDAMLEVKDLLKQLDDLLSHACLSAESVYKLLYWESHSESSRFYGGLLVVLMLLYSVPVGWVLACLTTALFLWNRDFCRVVLDLREVVQSGQNPSSGGEIDLTEPDHSSLDRTPTATSLEDLSPGSVEEAEEAEPDDEFKDAIEEDDDISSDLDTISITSDNGLLSRNEPIRSKVSKLTEKLRKRYPTNNTGNCSSCSAVFSVVKRRRS
- the LOC124028126 gene encoding protrudin-like isoform X4 codes for the protein MKPGVGACQDPCQGGPGVGDRGNDTLVSLPPKDTSGSPAGSPSELGSPGTRQVATFDLLKMVVSYKRMALFLEPVTDTLELARYLLGWRMPLCSLLVCVLLNILFLTLSEVGWFSVCVLGVSAPAALGYLQDRCGGGASEAEQQKRRCHAVHRKDLQNVQLTRQDAMLEVKDLLKQLDDLLSHACLSAESVYKLLYWESHSESSRFYGGLLVVLMLLYSVPVGWVLACLTTALFLWNRDFCRVVLDLREVVQSGQNPSSGGEIDLTEPDHSSLDRTPTATSLEDLSPGSVEEAEEAEPDDEFKDAIELTQEPPISLQEDDDISSDLDTISITSDNGLLSRNEPIRSKVSKLTEKLRKRYPTNNTGNCSSCSAVFSVVKRRRS
- the LOC124028126 gene encoding protrudin-like isoform X3, translated to MKPGVGACQDPCQGGPGVGDRGNDTLVSLPPKDTSGSPAGSPSELGSPGTRQVATFDLLKMVVSYKRMALFLEPVTDTLELARYLLGWRMPLCSLLVCVLLNILFLTLSEVGWFSVCVLGVSAPAALGYLQDRCGGGASEAEQQKRRCHAVHRKDLQNVQLTRQDAMLEVKDLLKQLDDLLSHACLSAESVYKLLYWESHSESSRFYGGLLVVLMLLYSVPVGWVLACLTTALFLWNRDFCRVVLDLREVVQSGQNPSSGGEIDLTEPDHSSLDRTPTATSLEDLSPGSVEEAEEAEPDDEFKDAIELTQEPPISLQETPLALVEDDDISSDLDTISITSDNGLLSRNEPIRSKVSKLTEKLRKRYPTNNTGNCSSCSAVFSVVKRRRS
- the LOC124028126 gene encoding protrudin-like isoform X2, encoding MKPGVGACQDPCQGGPGVGDRGNDTLVSLPPKDTSGSPAGSPSELGSPGTRQVATFDLLKMVVSYKRMALFLEPVTDTLELARYLLGWRMPLCSLLVCVLLNILFLTLSEVGWFSVCVLGVSAPAALGYLQDRCGGGASEAEQQKRRCHAVHRKDLQNVQLTRQDAMLEVKDLLKQLDDLLSHACLSAESVYKLLYWESHSESSRFYGGLLVVLMLLYSVPVGWVLACLTTALFLWNRDFCRVVLDLREVVQSGQNPSSGGEIDLTEPDHSSLDRTPTATSLEDLSPGSVEEAEEAEPDDEFKDAIELTQEPPISLQDYLRQFSVTRRHDRGQRPEDDDISSDLDTISITSDNGLLSRNEPIRSKVSKLTEKLRKRYPTNNTGNCSSCSAVFSVVKRRRS